In Helianthus annuus cultivar XRQ/B chromosome 9, HanXRQr2.0-SUNRISE, whole genome shotgun sequence, the following are encoded in one genomic region:
- the LOC110875658 gene encoding uncharacterized protein LOC110875658, with the protein MAALIRRNIHGGSEAYRLGREGLEQCEHLFTSCHIAMMVWDFISRWCNIPYIYAFSVKDLIEVSKHIKASKERKKAIQAVVFTATWNIWKARNEAIFMNNLVSISKNKENIKALTFLWIKNNLVPI; encoded by the coding sequence ATGGCGGCGCTAATTAGAAGGAACATCCATGGTGGTTCAGAGGCTTATCGGTTGGGTAGGGAAGGGCTGGAACAATGTGAACATCTTTTTACCTCCTGCCACATTGCGATGATGGTGTGGGATTTTATAAGTAGATGGTGCAATATACCGTATATTTATGCTTTCTCGGTTAAGGATTTGATCGAGGTTAGTAAACATATAAAGGCGAGCAAGGAAAGAAAGAAGGCAATTCAAGCGGTTGTTTTCACGGCGACATGGAACATATGGAAAGCAAGAAATGAGGCTATCTTCATGAATAATTTAGTGAGCATCTCAAAGAATAAGGAGAACATCAAGGCGTTGACGTTTTTATGGATAAAGAATAATTTAGTCCCCATTTAG